One window from the genome of Chloroflexota bacterium encodes:
- a CDS encoding DUF86 domain-containing protein → MRCMPSDRTWRQRFQDMLDAAYRILAYTEGMTFEQFVSDRRTFDATLYNIAVIGDAANNVPDEIQSSLPEVPWSDLVGIRIVIVHRYFHISGPLIWDAATLIHRR, encoded by the coding sequence ATGCGGTGTATGCCGAGTGACAGAACATGGCGACAGCGATTTCAGGATATGCTTGACGCGGCCTATCGGATCCTAGCTTACACTGAAGGCATGACCTTTGAGCAGTTTGTTTCGGACAGACGAACGTTCGACGCAACGCTATACAATATTGCAGTCATAGGCGACGCAGCAAACAATGTGCCAGACGAGATACAGTCTTCGTTGCCGGAAGTTCCTTGGAGCGACCTTGTGGGCATCAGAATTGTGATTGTCCACCGATACTTTCATATCAGCGGTCCGCTAATATGGGATGCCGCCACTCTCATACATCGCCGCTAA
- a CDS encoding DUF4258 domain-containing protein has protein sequence MEFEITEHARDELARRSIPIALLSEVLHSPQQVVPTYGDRVVYQSQVVFGNGKTYLLRLIVDDNAQPARIVTVYKTSKIGKYWSHSV, from the coding sequence GTGGAATTTGAAATAACGGAACACGCCAGAGACGAATTAGCGCGCAGGTCGATTCCCATCGCGTTGCTTAGCGAAGTCCTACATTCCCCGCAACAGGTTGTTCCTACCTACGGAGACAGGGTAGTGTATCAATCTCAAGTGGTCTTCGGGAACGGCAAAACATACTTGCTGAGGCTCATTGTAGATGACAACGCTCAACCGGCAAGGATTGTAACGGTCTATAAGACGAGTAAGATAGGCAAGTATTGGAGTCACTCAGTATGA
- a CDS encoding DUF2283 domain-containing protein, which translates to MKVTYDTYTDTLRIVLTDSAIDESDEDKPGVILDYDAAGNVVGMEILDASMRMEIPDAVEYAVVG; encoded by the coding sequence ATGAAAGTAACCTATGATACCTATACGGATACGCTTCGCATAGTTCTCACCGACTCTGCCATCGACGAGAGTGACGAGGACAAGCCGGGCGTCATATTAGACTACGACGCGGCTGGCAATGTGGTGGGTATGGAGATACTCGACGCTTCCATGCGGATGGAGATTCCTGATGCGGTGGAGTATGCGGTGGTTGGATAA
- a CDS encoding 2'-5' RNA ligase family protein: MAQEIGDGRVKASLVVPVPESEALVGRFRSEYDPGARRGMPAHIAINYPFIPGVTPSADTLDRLTKVFASTQPLSFTLNHIARFPNVIYLAPSPSTPFERLTARIAHEFPESPPYGGQYDSVTPHLTVADSKDGDLPGSVEREFSEVAAKYLPLEAFADSVWLMDDSTGRWEKRLSFSLGGM, translated from the coding sequence ATGGCACAGGAAATTGGCGACGGTAGAGTCAAGGCTTCCCTGGTGGTGCCTGTGCCCGAGTCCGAGGCACTTGTGGGACGCTTTCGATCAGAATATGATCCGGGAGCCAGAAGAGGCATGCCCGCACACATCGCAATCAACTATCCTTTCATTCCTGGTGTTACACCTTCTGCCGACACTCTCGACCGCCTGACGAAGGTGTTTGCCTCCACGCAGCCATTATCATTTACCCTCAACCATATCGCAAGATTTCCCAACGTCATATATCTGGCTCCTTCTCCCTCTACACCGTTTGAGCGATTGACCGCCCGGATTGCTCACGAGTTTCCCGAATCGCCACCTTATGGAGGGCAATACGACAGCGTGACTCCCCATCTCACAGTTGCGGATTCAAAGGATGGAGACCTGCCCGGGTCCGTCGAACGGGAGTTTTCGGAAGTGGCAGCAAAGTATCTCCCTCTGGAGGCGTTCGCAGACAGTGTGTGGCTGATGGACGATAGCACTGGGCGATGGGAGAAGCGCCTATCTTTCTCATTAGGAGGCATGTAA
- a CDS encoding MBL fold metallo-hydrolase has product MTTKSTTIHVLGAGTPTPTPTRFGSAFAMQIGDEQLMVDCGPAATHKLVKAGLWPTDIDYLFFTHHHFDHDIDYPCFLLCRWDQSNGTENDLQVFGPTLTERVTRGILDENEGVFAHDWKARVGHPLSQRIHQNRGGTLPRRPPHVSATDIGPGKVFSGSDWEVSAAPAVHVQPFLDSLAYRIDTPAGSVVFTGDTEPCDTVTELSKDADLMLCMCWDNQEVMDADGEAFGQTGTLGAARMAQAAGVKQLALVHIGPHLSQHGPMEKGIGDVRRIYDGGILFTDELQSISL; this is encoded by the coding sequence ATGACCACCAAATCCACCACCATCCACGTCCTCGGCGCAGGCACTCCTACCCCAACGCCCACCCGCTTCGGCTCCGCGTTTGCGATGCAGATTGGCGACGAGCAACTCATGGTGGACTGCGGTCCCGCCGCTACGCACAAGCTCGTCAAGGCGGGGCTTTGGCCTACGGACATCGACTACCTCTTCTTCACGCATCATCACTTCGACCACGACATCGACTATCCGTGCTTCTTGCTGTGTCGCTGGGACCAGAGCAACGGCACGGAGAACGACTTGCAAGTGTTTGGGCCGACGCTGACAGAGCGCGTCACGCGCGGCATTCTCGACGAGAACGAGGGCGTATTCGCGCACGACTGGAAGGCGCGCGTCGGGCATCCGCTGAGCCAGCGCATTCACCAAAATCGCGGTGGCACGCTGCCGCGCAGACCGCCGCATGTTAGTGCCACGGACATCGGGCCGGGCAAGGTATTCTCCGGCAGCGACTGGGAAGTTAGCGCCGCTCCCGCAGTGCATGTGCAGCCGTTCTTAGACTCGCTGGCGTACCGCATCGACACGCCGGCGGGCAGCGTGGTCTTCACCGGCGACACGGAGCCATGCGACACCGTTACCGAGCTGTCGAAGGACGCGGACCTGATGCTGTGCATGTGCTGGGACAACCAAGAAGTCATGGATGCGGACGGTGAGGCATTTGGTCAGACTGGCACGCTCGGCGCGGCGCGGATGGCGCAGGCGGCGGGCGTAAAGCAGCTGGCGCTCGTGCATATCGGACCCCATCTGTCGCAGCACGGGCCCATGGAAAAGGGCATCGGCGATGTGCGCCGAATATACGACGGAGGCATCCTTTTCACCGACGAACTGCAATCGATTAGCCTGTGA
- a CDS encoding long-chain-fatty-acid--CoA ligase has protein sequence MNTTGFLTIATAIVPDRPAMIFEGRRISYAELEIRVNRLSNSLAELGVGAGDRVAMLQVNCNQYIEAYFATARLDAVFVPINYRTRADELTHMLNDAAPKVIFVGGRYVRLVKECADNVESLDHFVTLEDDVEGWHSYDSLIENGDEYERVPEDDDDDLTMILFTSGTTSFPKGVMLSHDSFASYILATVTPADPVEETSNILTVPLYHIAGVQSVMAAIFAGRTLIIQRQFEAKQWMELVERESVNRAMMVPTMLKMLMDHPEFHAHDLSSLEVITYGAAPMPVPVIRQAIKEFPGTSFINAFGQTETAATITMLPPDDHVLEGDEEEIERKLKHLGSIGKPLEDVDVRIFDEDGEPAALGETGEIAARGARLMKGYWNQEDATAETIRGGWLFTGDLGYQDEDGYIYLAGRAKDFIKRGGEMVSPEEVEQVILSHEAVEEAAIIGVPDLDWGERVRALVVLKDGEQASEDDISEYCRQRLASFKKPESVVFCQELPRNQMGKVLKRILKEEYSYPVVVE, from the coding sequence ATGAATACCACGGGGTTTCTGACAATTGCGACGGCTATCGTGCCTGACAGACCGGCGATGATATTCGAGGGCAGGCGTATCAGCTACGCGGAACTGGAGATTCGGGTAAATCGTCTGTCGAACTCGCTGGCGGAGCTGGGAGTGGGCGCTGGCGACCGTGTGGCGATGCTACAGGTGAACTGCAACCAATATATCGAAGCGTATTTCGCCACGGCGAGGCTGGATGCGGTGTTCGTGCCAATCAACTACCGCACCCGGGCGGACGAGCTAACGCACATGCTGAACGACGCCGCGCCGAAGGTGATATTCGTCGGAGGGCGTTATGTGAGGCTGGTCAAAGAGTGCGCCGACAATGTGGAGTCGCTGGATCATTTCGTTACGCTGGAGGATGATGTAGAGGGCTGGCACAGCTACGATTCTCTGATAGAGAATGGGGACGAGTACGAGCGTGTGCCGGAAGACGACGACGACGACCTGACGATGATTCTGTTCACATCGGGGACGACGAGTTTCCCAAAGGGCGTGATGCTATCACACGACAGTTTTGCATCGTACATCCTGGCTACCGTAACGCCGGCTGACCCTGTTGAAGAGACGAGCAATATCCTGACTGTGCCGCTGTATCATATCGCTGGGGTGCAGTCGGTGATGGCGGCTATATTCGCGGGGCGCACGCTGATTATACAGAGGCAGTTCGAGGCGAAGCAGTGGATGGAACTGGTGGAGCGAGAGAGCGTCAACCGCGCGATGATGGTGCCCACGATGCTGAAGATGCTGATGGATCATCCGGAGTTTCACGCGCACGACCTGAGCAGCCTCGAGGTGATAACTTACGGCGCAGCCCCGATGCCCGTGCCTGTGATACGGCAGGCGATCAAGGAGTTCCCCGGGACTTCGTTCATCAACGCATTCGGGCAGACGGAGACGGCGGCGACTATCACAATGCTGCCACCTGACGACCATGTGCTGGAAGGCGACGAAGAGGAGATTGAGCGGAAGCTGAAGCATCTGGGTTCTATCGGCAAGCCGCTGGAAGATGTGGATGTGCGGATTTTCGACGAGGACGGCGAACCTGCCGCTCTGGGCGAGACGGGCGAGATTGCGGCGCGCGGCGCGCGGCTGATGAAGGGATACTGGAATCAGGAAGACGCGACTGCGGAGACGATACGCGGCGGATGGCTGTTCACGGGTGACTTGGGCTATCAGGACGAAGACGGCTACATCTACTTGGCGGGACGCGCGAAGGACTTCATCAAGCGCGGCGGCGAGATGGTATCGCCCGAAGAGGTAGAGCAGGTAATACTGTCTCACGAAGCGGTAGAAGAGGCGGCGATAATCGGCGTCCCCGACCTAGACTGGGGCGAGCGGGTGCGCGCGCTGGTCGTGCTAAAGGACGGCGAGCAGGCAAGCGAGGATGATATTTCCGAATACTGCCGGCAGCGCCTAGCCAGTTTCAAGAAGCCGGAGTCAGTGGTGTTCTGCCAAGAACTGCCGCGCAACCAGATGGGGAAGGTGCTGAAGCGGATCCTGAAGGAAGAGTATAGCTATCCCGTAGTGGTGGAGTAG
- a CDS encoding nucleotidyltransferase produces MRRDEILSILSLHRKELRKFGVTSIGVIGSAARDELEPYEDLELIVDFDPDEHVGLSGFVRLERHLCQLFDRTVVLGMPDALKKWNRQSWLEDAVYAE; encoded by the coding sequence ATGCGCCGTGACGAAATCTTGAGTATTCTGTCCCTCCATCGTAAAGAGCTGCGAAAGTTCGGCGTTACATCGATAGGCGTCATCGGTTCTGCCGCCAGGGACGAACTTGAACCGTATGAAGATTTGGAACTCATCGTCGATTTTGATCCCGATGAGCATGTTGGGCTATCCGGCTTCGTGCGTCTGGAGAGACACTTGTGTCAACTGTTCGACAGGACTGTTGTCTTGGGAATGCCCGACGCTCTGAAAAAATGGAACCGGCAGAGTTGGCTAGAGGATGCGGTGTATGCCGAGTGA